TTTCTTGACATTCATCATCTGTGAGTAGTCTTATTAGAAATGATATCCTGATTCTTTTTTTTACAAAAGATGTTTTCTTAATAGGTATTTATATATAATCGCAGAAGAGTAAAAATTAACTGTGTCCTCTTCTTAGCAGGTGTTTCTTTTCTATAAAGGCTACTAGCAGGTATTAGAATACGAACTTTATACTAACTAATGAATATAATTTAATTCATTAGTGTCCCGTAAAAGTGGATAAATAGTTCTTTGAAATAATTGAAATATAGTCTATTAGATACTACTTTTTAGGCGCGACGATTTGAAATCATACCTTTGAGGTCAATTAAGGTGACCTCAAATGAACCAAGATAAATATGTTTTCGCTCAGTTAGTAGAATTCTTGAACAATGATAAGTTCAGAAGACTTGTAGACAAGTATGATGGCAATCGTTATGTGAAACATTTCACTTGCTGGAGTCAGTTACTTGCAATGATGTTCGGTCAACTCAGTAATCGTGAAAGTCTTCGTGACTTGATTGTAGCTTTGGAAGCACATCAAGGAAAGCGTTATCATTTGGGATTGGGTCGTGAGCCCATTGCCAAAACTACGCTTGCATCTGCCAATCAGAATCGGGATTACAGAATCTTCGAAGATTTTGCTTTCTATATGATGAAGGAAGCATGTGAAAAACGATCGACTCACATCTTGGATATTCCAGGAAGGAAGTATGCGTTTGATTCCACTACAATTCCTTTATGTTTGGCTACATTCCCTTGGGCGAAGTTCCGTAAGAAAAAAGGTGGAGTTAAGGCTCATGTCCTTTATGACATAGAAGCACAACTTCCAGCCTTTTATACAGTAACTACAGCATCCAGGCATGATTCAACAGAAATGTCCGCAATTAATTATGAGCCAAATGCTTATTATATATTTGACAGAGCGTATGACTCGTTTAAAGAACTTTATCGGATTCATCTTACAGGTTCTTTCTTTGTAGTCAGAGCGAAGTCTAATCTGAAATGCAAGTTCTGTAAATGGAAGCGTAGAATGCCGAAAAATATCCTTTCAGATGCGGAAGTGAAACTGATAGGGTACACTTCTGGAAAGAAGTATCCTGAATCATTCAGAGTCATCCGTTTCTATGATGAAGAGGATGATCGTGAATTCACATTCCTGACGAATGCCAAACACATATCTGCACTTGATGTTGCCAATCTTTATAAGAAAAGATGGTTCGTGGAACTTTTCTTCAAATGGCTGAAACAACACCTTAAGATAAAAAGGTTCTGGGGTACTACCGAGAATGCGGTTCGAATACAGATTAGTGTTGCTATCATCACCTATTGTTTAGTAGCTATTGTACAATATGATATGCAACTGAATCGTTCAACTTATGAGGTCTTGCAGATTCTTAGCATCTCATTAACAGATAAAACGCCTTTACAAGAGCTGTTTAATAAGACTAATTTCAATGATGTCAAAGAACAATTTAATCCCCTTATTCCGGGATTATTTGATTAATTAATAACTCGTCCCGATTTTAACGGGACACTAGTGAATTTAATTATGAAATTAATGAGTAATTTAGTGAATGATGTACTTCATTTGAATGGAAAAATGCGTCACTTGATGGCATTAAGTCTGATAATGGTATTTGCTTGTCTAACCGGTTCGTGTGGCGATGATGATGACAAGCTAGTGGATGAACCTGAAACACCTGTAAATCCGGGGGGGGATGAAGGTGATGAACCGGAGCTACCTGATACTAAAGGAACTGCTTTATTCTTTGATGTAGATGGTACAACGAATTTTCCTGCTGGAGTGGAAGCGAAGAAGAATATAACAGTATCTAAAATTGAAGGCGAAAAGAACGGGTACCAACTGACATTTGCAGAAGGAGATGAACACTTTATTGTGACAAAACCATTAGAAGCAGACCTGGTAAAAAGGAACGTCAAACTGACATTCCTATATCAGTGTGACACGGAAATCAGTCGGCTTGGTTTGCAATATCTGACACCTACAGCCAGTGAAGAGGTATATAAAGGAGTGTTGGCTTCCAGTAAGAATGTAGACGTGGATGAAAACGGATATGCGGTTGCTGGTTTTGTGTTGACAAGAGATATGGAAACATATAATTGGGGAATTAAGGATAATATGATTCGTCTCAATATCAAAGTTGCCGCAAATACAATCCTTAAGATTAAGGACATCTATTTGGAAGAGACGAACGAGGATCCTGACCCTGTTGAGGATCCCGACTTTAATAAATATCCACTTACATTTACTCCGAATCGTGGAGCACACTGGAATATGGAAAACACCTATGGAATATATAGTGGGATCTCTTTTACAAAAAGTGGTGATGAATATACGCTTCTTATAGATGACAGTTATAACGCTTCGGGAATTGCTCTTGAACATTATATAGCAACTGACCCTTTGACTCGTTCTTTGATTGTAGAAGAAGAACAAGTGGTAGAGTTGATTTTTAAATACAAAGCTAATGTTGATTTTGTTTTGAATACCGGACTTTATCCCTTTGATAATCCGAGCGAAGATTGGCCGGCCTCGTTTACTGAAAGTAAGGTTACGGCAAGTGCTAACAATAAACCTGATAAGGATGGTTGGGCTACTTTTACACATAACTTGTCGCGTTCAATAACAACAAAAGTTCCTAGATGGGGACTTAATGTAGATGAAAATGACCAACAGATTCGTTTTATGATTCGTGATGTTGGCGCTGATTTTGCGCATCCAGAAAAAAACGGTCTTGATAAACTGGAACTTAAGGATGTTCATTTGTATGTAAGAGAAAAACGTGAAGATGAAAAGCCTGTTGGAGGTGAAGTGAAATTATTCCTTGAAGCTGCAGGATATCAAATAGAAAAAGGACTAACCACGTTCGACGAAAATAATGGTGAATATGATATCACTTTTACCGGTAATTTTGCGGGGCTAAATGGTGGTGAATATACGGAGTATGAAGTGTTTACAAAAGCTTTAGAATCAGAACTACTTGCTGGCGTAACCTATAATTTGGAATTCGAATATCAAATACCAATTGCTTTAGATGCATTCCGTGTATTGTATTGGCAGGAAAATGGTGGTGGAGATAATCTGCCGGAAGAAAATTCTAAAGGGACAGAAGCATGTTCGGATAGTAAGTGGAAGAAATACAGTTCGCCCCTAACGAATCGTGCTAATCATAGTAACTGGGGAGGAAAAGGACAAAAGCTCCGTATACATTTTTACAGTATCTCAATGCAAGATCCGAATGGAGAAGAGTTTGGTAAACCTTTAAATGTGAAAGTGAAAAACGTGAAACTTGTTCCTGCGCAATAAACTTGTTTCTCTTTCCAGAAGAAACTAAGATAGGAATATTGTTAGTCATTCCGAGATATGTTCGGAGTGACTAATAATTAGCATAAATACATTGAAAAAAGAAAGATTTTTATGAGATTATTATACACATATATTTTTTATTTGTTTCTTGGTGTGACTGTTATATGTGCTTGTAGCAGTAGCGATCCTATTCAAGATGAGGTAGAGGGCAATAAACCGACGTCTCCTGAACAAGAAACATCAGTCAACAACTTGAAAATAAATACAGGTTCAGTCAATGACCTGACTATAAACCAAAGCAATAATGGAGAATACAAAATACTGACGACGGGGGTAGACCCTTGGATCTGTACAGTTCCTTTGGAAAGAAAAAATCCGGAAAACTCTGTCGTCTTGACATTCGAATATAAGTCTTCCAAGAAAATAGATGGAATTCAAGTATTTTTTGCTAATCCATTGTCAGCTGAACGTATGGAAAATTGTGGCAGCGTAGAAGCTTCGCCTAGTACTTGGAAAACATTCTCGTGTAATCTGTATACCGCAATCGAAAAATATAGTTGGGGAAATTCGCAAGATTATCTTCGGATAGATTTGGGAGGCGATAAGGATGTGATGATTTATTTGCGTAACATCCGTTTGAGGGGTATGAATAGTGTGGAGCTGGAGGCTATAGAAGCGGAAAAGAACAGGCTACAGTCAATTGAGAAACTGGAAACAGAGCTAACCAACTATTTGAAGAACAGTTATGTTTCGGAAATTACCCAAGTGCAGGTGACGGCAGACAAAGTGACCATTACAGGTTGTTATAACGGAAGTGGAACATGTAGTTTAGTTGAAGTAACTCCTTATGAAAATTTGCTACTTCTGACTCAGTTGAAAAAATGCAAGACAGATATTACTAACGGAAAATTCATGGTTACGCTCGATCGCATCACCGAATATGACGGTTGCAAATATGATCGTTTGTTGTCTAAATGGGCATTGGTGCGTACTGTAAATGATAAAGATGAATTGCTCTCTTTCGGACGTTATGTGGATGCCGACCTGATTGACCAATCCAAAGCGTCTCCTATACCTGATTATCAGGGAGATATTACTAAAGGCGGAGAGTCGGGAGGTACTCCGTTGGAACTGGCGGATTTGGATGCGTTAGGACTGAAAGCTGTGATGAAGGGTATCCCGGTCACAGCTGTGATGTGGTCTTCCCAGGCAAAGGCACAAGCTGCTCATGACCAGGTGATTGTTCATCGTTATTGTGGAAAAGATTATTATTTTAGTAAAGGCTTTTTTGAAAGTACAGATCAGGAATTGTTGGAATATCAAAAACGCAATGTTGCTGTTTTTGTAGTCATTACTATTCGTCCTGAGACACCCAAGGATCCCAATGCATATCATAATTATGATCATGAATTAGGAATGCTTCTTCAGCATCCCGATTATTCCGAACCGGAAGGAATTACCGGAACTTTCTCGATGGTCAATCTTGACCAACCGGAAAGTGTGAACTATTATGCGGCAGCACTTGATTTCCTTGCTTCCAGGTATTCTGACGGTACACACGGACGTATTCACCGTTATGTCTTGCACAATGAGGTAGATGACCCTTTCAACTGGAATAACATTGGCTACAAACCATTGACTTATTACGTGGATTATCTGACCAAGTCTTTCCGTATAGGACATAACATTATTCATCAGTATAATCCTCATGCACAGATTTTAGTGCCAGTGACACAATCGTGGACACGTGAGAGCATTAAACCTACAAGAACAGAATTCTCGGTAAAGAAAATTTTCGACCTGTTGAATCAGTTTAGTGCGAAAGAGGGAGATTTCTATTGGGGGGTAGGTTACCATTCTTATCCGGAAAAGTTCAGTTCAAAAACCTGGCTTGACCCAAGCGCCACTTTCTCAATGAATACTCGCTTGTTAACTTTTAAAAATCTTGAAGTTTTGGATAAATGGATGAAAATGCCCGCCAATAAGTATAAAGGTATAAAGCAACGTGACTGCTGGTTGACAGAAAATGGATCCAGCACTCCCAATTATACAGATGAGGAACTCCAGCTTCAGGCTGCATGTGCTGCATACGCACTAAATAAAGTGAAACGTTTGTCAGGCATTCAAACGTTGATTTGGCATGCTATCTCGGATAATGATGTGGAAGGGAATCTGAATTTGGGATTGCATTATCGGAGAAACGATCCGAAGTATGGTGAATGGGGTAGAAAACCGTCATGGTATGTCTATCAGGCATTCGGGACGACGAAAGAAAGCGAAGTGCTTAATCCGTATTTAAAATATATCGGTGTCAATAGTTGGGATGAGATTATGCACGATGTAACGGATTATTGATGACTCTTAAATACTAACTAATCTGAAAAAAAATGAAGCAATTGTTTAACAGGTATAGTCACTCTACCTTACCAAGTTGTGAACAGACAGGTAAAGTAAAGATGTTACTGTTGTTCTTGATTTCCGCTTCGCTGTATTCGTCGAATATATATTCGGCAAATGAGACGGAAAGTCAGGTTTTCCTAAGCAATGTACCGGAAGAAGTAGCTCAAGTGAAAGTGCTGACCGG
This portion of the Bacteroides acidifaciens genome encodes:
- a CDS encoding DUF5722 domain-containing protein; protein product: MRLLYTYIFYLFLGVTVICACSSSDPIQDEVEGNKPTSPEQETSVNNLKINTGSVNDLTINQSNNGEYKILTTGVDPWICTVPLERKNPENSVVLTFEYKSSKKIDGIQVFFANPLSAERMENCGSVEASPSTWKTFSCNLYTAIEKYSWGNSQDYLRIDLGGDKDVMIYLRNIRLRGMNSVELEAIEAEKNRLQSIEKLETELTNYLKNSYVSEITQVQVTADKVTITGCYNGSGTCSLVEVTPYENLLLLTQLKKCKTDITNGKFMVTLDRITEYDGCKYDRLLSKWALVRTVNDKDELLSFGRYVDADLIDQSKASPIPDYQGDITKGGESGGTPLELADLDALGLKAVMKGIPVTAVMWSSQAKAQAAHDQVIVHRYCGKDYYFSKGFFESTDQELLEYQKRNVAVFVVITIRPETPKDPNAYHNYDHELGMLLQHPDYSEPEGITGTFSMVNLDQPESVNYYAAALDFLASRYSDGTHGRIHRYVLHNEVDDPFNWNNIGYKPLTYYVDYLTKSFRIGHNIIHQYNPHAQILVPVTQSWTRESIKPTRTEFSVKKIFDLLNQFSAKEGDFYWGVGYHSYPEKFSSKTWLDPSATFSMNTRLLTFKNLEVLDKWMKMPANKYKGIKQRDCWLTENGSSTPNYTDEELQLQAACAAYALNKVKRLSGIQTLIWHAISDNDVEGNLNLGLHYRRNDPKYGEWGRKPSWYVYQAFGTTKESEVLNPYLKYIGVNSWDEIMHDVTDY
- a CDS encoding IS4 family transposase — encoded protein: MNQDKYVFAQLVEFLNNDKFRRLVDKYDGNRYVKHFTCWSQLLAMMFGQLSNRESLRDLIVALEAHQGKRYHLGLGREPIAKTTLASANQNRDYRIFEDFAFYMMKEACEKRSTHILDIPGRKYAFDSTTIPLCLATFPWAKFRKKKGGVKAHVLYDIEAQLPAFYTVTTASRHDSTEMSAINYEPNAYYIFDRAYDSFKELYRIHLTGSFFVVRAKSNLKCKFCKWKRRMPKNILSDAEVKLIGYTSGKKYPESFRVIRFYDEEDDREFTFLTNAKHISALDVANLYKKRWFVELFFKWLKQHLKIKRFWGTTENAVRIQISVAIITYCLVAIVQYDMQLNRSTYEVLQILSISLTDKTPLQELFNKTNFNDVKEQFNPLIPGLFD